The Amycolatopsis mongoliensis genome includes a window with the following:
- a CDS encoding MFS transporter — translation MLGLRLPANPAVRRTVRLTYGFQFFFGLLLWVPIFYQYQKLVGLSDGEIFGIQSIYYIVFCLLEIPTGMIADRFDYRTSLAAGAGVLVAANLVPVFLGSYTGFLVHFVLIALARSLVSGAQSAYLYEYLHASGSGEHYLRVEGVGRAFSLVGKIVYWPVIGLLMTWNLPSPYWLTAINAAVALAFALKLPAIPGGRRVKDKTASLLAGVGGALSALRSSRWLMLLMVQGIAMFTLVRICQVNLFQPILESKTLSVNWYGAVLAAMTVFEALGAARPHRLRRAIGPVGSVFTLTIVMALCLGLVVFVGSFPTVLVLCVFAVATGISFPVQKQLLNDSIPDSRYRATLLSMESIVDRAVCALVAVALGAYLAAGQLNEFLVLTAVVTCVVMGLLAVLLLAVRKHRSDRRPVARETVSASSA, via the coding sequence ATGCTGGGCCTTCGCCTGCCCGCGAACCCCGCCGTCCGCCGCACCGTCCGGCTGACCTACGGGTTCCAGTTCTTCTTCGGCCTGCTGCTGTGGGTGCCGATCTTCTACCAGTACCAGAAACTCGTCGGCCTCTCCGACGGCGAGATCTTCGGCATCCAGAGCATCTACTACATCGTGTTCTGCCTGCTGGAGATCCCGACGGGGATGATCGCCGACCGGTTCGACTACCGCACCTCGCTGGCGGCCGGCGCCGGCGTGCTCGTGGCGGCGAACCTGGTGCCGGTGTTCCTGGGCTCGTACACGGGGTTCCTGGTGCACTTCGTGCTGATCGCCCTGGCGCGGTCGCTGGTGTCCGGCGCGCAGAGCGCGTACCTGTACGAGTACCTGCACGCTTCCGGCTCCGGCGAACACTACCTTCGTGTCGAAGGCGTCGGCCGTGCGTTCAGCCTGGTCGGCAAGATCGTGTACTGGCCGGTGATCGGCCTGCTGATGACGTGGAACCTGCCGTCCCCGTACTGGCTGACGGCGATCAACGCCGCGGTTGCACTCGCGTTCGCCCTGAAGCTTCCCGCGATCCCCGGCGGCCGCCGCGTGAAGGACAAGACGGCGTCGCTGCTCGCGGGCGTCGGCGGCGCGCTGTCGGCACTGCGCTCGTCGCGGTGGCTGATGCTGCTGATGGTGCAGGGCATCGCGATGTTCACGCTGGTCCGGATCTGCCAGGTGAACCTGTTCCAGCCGATCCTGGAGTCGAAGACACTGTCGGTGAACTGGTACGGCGCGGTACTGGCCGCGATGACGGTCTTCGAAGCCCTGGGCGCGGCCCGCCCGCACCGGCTCCGCCGCGCGATCGGCCCGGTGGGTTCGGTGTTCACGCTGACCATCGTGATGGCGTTGTGCCTCGGTTTGGTCGTGTTCGTGGGCTCCTTCCCGACGGTGCTCGTGTTGTGCGTCTTCGCGGTGGCGACGGGGATTTCGTTCCCGGTGCAGAAGCAGCTGCTGAACGACTCCATCCCGGACTCCCGTTACCGCGCGACGCTCCTGTCGATGGAGTCCATTGTGGACCGTGCGGTGTGCGCCCTGGTGGCGGTGGCCCTGGGCGCGTACCTGGCGGCCGGGCAGCTCAACGAGTTCCTGGTGCTGACGGCGGTGGTCACGTGCGTGGTGATGGGGCTGCTCGCGGTGCTGTTGCTGGCGGTCCGCAAGCACCGCTCGGACCGGCGGCCGGTCGCCCGGGAGACGGTGTCCGCGAGCTCCGCTTGA
- a CDS encoding succinate dehydrogenase/fumarate reductase iron-sulfur subunit gives MSYKASFRVWRGDDTGGELQDFTVEVNEGEVVLDIIHRLQATQASDLAVRWNCKAGKCGSCSAEINGKPRLLCMTRMSTFTEDEVITVTPMRTFPVIRDLVTDVSFNYTKAREIPSFTPPADLKPGEYRMQQVDVERSQEFRKCIECFLCQNTCHVVRDHEENKESFAGPRYLMRIAELEMHPLDVADRRDAAQEEHGLGYCNITKCCSEVCPEGIHITDNALIPMKERVADRKYDPIVWLGNKLFRRDK, from the coding sequence ATGAGCTACAAGGCGAGCTTCCGCGTCTGGCGCGGCGACGACACCGGCGGCGAGCTGCAGGACTTCACGGTGGAGGTGAACGAGGGCGAGGTCGTCCTCGACATCATCCACCGGCTGCAGGCCACCCAGGCGTCGGACCTCGCCGTGCGGTGGAACTGCAAGGCGGGCAAGTGCGGCTCGTGCTCGGCGGAGATCAACGGCAAGCCGCGGCTGCTGTGCATGACGCGGATGTCGACGTTCACCGAGGACGAGGTGATCACGGTGACGCCGATGCGGACGTTCCCGGTGATCCGCGACCTGGTCACCGACGTGTCGTTCAACTACACGAAGGCCCGGGAGATCCCGTCGTTCACCCCGCCCGCGGACCTCAAGCCCGGTGAGTACCGGATGCAGCAGGTGGACGTCGAGCGCTCGCAGGAGTTCCGCAAGTGCATCGAGTGCTTCCTGTGCCAGAACACCTGCCACGTGGTGCGTGACCACGAGGAGAACAAGGAGTCCTTCGCCGGGCCGCGGTACCTGATGCGCATCGCCGAGCTGGAGATGCACCCGCTCGACGTCGCGGACCGGCGTGACGCCGCCCAGGAGGAGCACGGTCTCGGCTACTGCAACATCACCAAGTGCTGCAGCGAGGTCTGCCCGGAAGGCATCCACATCACCGACAACGCGCTCATCCCGATGAAGGAGCGCGTCGCGGACCGCAAGTACGACCCGATCGTGTGGCTGGGCAACAAGCTCTTCCGCCGGGACAAGTGA
- a CDS encoding GNAT family N-acetyltransferase produces MEIELLPPSAGAAVIARITALVNQVYAESEKGLWLGSTDRTSTDEVAGFVRAGEIAVAFVDGDVAGSVRVQRLDAATGEFGMLAADPARRGLGIGRELVRFAERASRDVGCREMQLELLVPREWTHPAKKFLAEWYDRLGYRVTHRADLAEDYPHLAPSLATPCDFLVYRKDLA; encoded by the coding sequence ATGGAGATCGAGCTGCTGCCGCCGTCCGCCGGCGCCGCGGTGATCGCGCGGATCACCGCTCTCGTCAACCAGGTCTACGCCGAGTCCGAGAAGGGGCTGTGGCTGGGGAGTACCGACCGGACGTCGACCGACGAGGTGGCCGGGTTCGTGCGGGCCGGGGAGATCGCCGTCGCCTTCGTGGACGGGGACGTCGCCGGATCGGTGCGTGTCCAGCGGCTCGACGCGGCGACCGGTGAGTTCGGCATGCTCGCGGCCGACCCGGCGCGGCGCGGACTCGGCATCGGGCGGGAGCTGGTGCGGTTCGCCGAGCGGGCGAGCCGGGACGTGGGCTGCCGCGAGATGCAGCTGGAGCTGCTCGTGCCCCGCGAGTGGACGCATCCGGCGAAGAAGTTCCTGGCCGAGTGGTACGACCGGCTCGGCTACCGCGTGACGCACCGCGCCGACCTCGCCGAGGACTACCCGCACCTCGCGCCGTCGCTGGCCACGCCGTGCGATTTCCTCGTCTACCGCAAGGATCTTGCATGA
- the edd gene encoding phosphogluconate dehydratase: MSPTPTTKLHRVVADVTERIAARSAATRAAHLDRVAAAHAEGPVRRGLACSNLAHGFAAMEGADKQALRAARAPGVAIVSSYNDMLSAHQPMQEYPAWLKKSVRSAGGVAQFAGGVPAMCDGITQGRAGMELSLFSREVIAMSTAIALSHDMFDAALLLGVCDKIVPGLLIGALSFGHLPAVLVPAGPMNSGLPNKEKARVRQLYAEGLATREDLLDAEAASYHSAGTCTFYGTANSNQMVVEVMGLHLPGASFVQPGSALRRALTEEAGRRVVAISRGEEYTPVSRILDEKAFVNGVIALLATGGSTNHTMHLVAVAAAAGIQLTWDDFSDLSAVVPLLARVYPNGSADINHFHAAGGIQFLVGTLLDAGLLHEDVHTVAGFGLHRYRAEPILSDGELVWRDVPTRSLDEEVLRPAWRPFAADGGLRMVEGNLGRAVVKVSAVAPEHRVVQAPARVFTTQEAFTAAFEAGELDRDVVVVIRQQGPQANGMPELHGLTPALGVLMDRGHAVALLTDGRMSGASGKIPAAIQVTPEAAAGGPIARIADGDVVRLDASAGSLDVLVGDEELARRELVDGPPSEASWTGTGRELFAALRRAVGPADLGASVFGPLTPEHFGMPTHTLETQEVGQ, translated from the coding sequence ATGAGCCCCACCCCCACCACGAAGCTGCACCGAGTCGTCGCCGACGTCACCGAGCGCATCGCCGCGCGCAGCGCCGCGACCCGCGCGGCCCACCTCGACCGCGTGGCTGCCGCGCACGCCGAAGGCCCGGTCCGCCGCGGCCTCGCGTGCAGCAACCTCGCCCACGGCTTCGCCGCCATGGAAGGCGCCGACAAGCAGGCGCTGCGGGCCGCACGCGCCCCGGGCGTCGCGATCGTCTCGTCCTACAACGACATGCTCTCGGCGCACCAGCCGATGCAGGAGTACCCGGCCTGGCTGAAGAAGTCGGTGCGCTCCGCCGGTGGTGTCGCCCAGTTCGCCGGCGGCGTGCCCGCGATGTGCGACGGCATCACCCAGGGCCGCGCCGGCATGGAGCTGTCCCTGTTCAGCCGCGAGGTCATCGCGATGTCGACGGCGATCGCGCTGTCCCACGACATGTTCGACGCGGCCCTGCTGCTGGGCGTCTGCGACAAGATCGTGCCCGGCCTGCTGATCGGGGCCCTGTCGTTCGGGCACCTGCCGGCCGTGCTGGTCCCGGCCGGGCCGATGAACTCGGGCCTGCCGAACAAGGAGAAGGCGCGCGTCCGCCAGCTGTACGCCGAGGGTCTCGCGACCCGCGAAGACCTCCTGGACGCCGAAGCGGCGTCGTACCACTCGGCCGGCACCTGCACGTTCTACGGTACGGCCAACTCCAACCAGATGGTCGTCGAGGTGATGGGCCTGCACCTGCCGGGCGCCAGCTTCGTCCAGCCGGGTTCGGCGTTGCGCCGGGCACTGACCGAGGAGGCGGGCCGCCGGGTCGTCGCGATCTCGCGCGGCGAGGAGTACACGCCGGTCTCGCGGATCCTCGACGAAAAGGCGTTCGTCAACGGCGTCATCGCGCTGCTCGCCACCGGCGGGTCGACCAATCACACGATGCACCTGGTCGCCGTCGCCGCGGCCGCCGGCATCCAGCTGACCTGGGACGACTTCTCCGACCTCTCGGCCGTCGTGCCGCTGCTGGCGCGGGTGTACCCGAACGGCAGCGCCGACATCAACCACTTCCACGCCGCGGGCGGCATCCAGTTCCTGGTCGGCACGCTGCTCGACGCCGGGCTGCTGCACGAAGACGTGCACACCGTGGCCGGCTTCGGGCTGCACCGCTACCGGGCCGAGCCGATCCTGTCCGACGGCGAGCTGGTCTGGCGCGACGTGCCCACCCGCAGCCTCGACGAAGAGGTGCTGCGCCCGGCGTGGCGCCCGTTCGCCGCAGACGGCGGGCTGCGGATGGTCGAGGGCAACCTCGGGCGCGCGGTGGTCAAGGTGTCCGCGGTGGCGCCCGAGCACCGGGTCGTCCAGGCGCCGGCGCGGGTGTTCACCACCCAGGAGGCGTTCACGGCCGCGTTCGAGGCCGGCGAGCTGGACCGCGACGTCGTCGTGGTGATCCGGCAGCAGGGCCCGCAGGCCAACGGCATGCCGGAACTGCACGGCCTCACCCCGGCGCTGGGCGTCCTGATGGATCGCGGGCACGCCGTGGCGTTGCTCACCGACGGCCGGATGTCGGGCGCGTCGGGCAAGATCCCGGCCGCCATCCAGGTGACGCCGGAAGCCGCGGCGGGCGGCCCGATCGCCCGGATCGCCGACGGCGACGTCGTCCGGCTCGACGCGTCCGCGGGCAGCCTCGACGTTCTCGTCGGTGACGAAGAACTCGCCCGGCGTGAGCTTGTGGACGGACCGCCGTCCGAAGCATCCTGGACCGGCACCGGCCGAGAGCTGTTCGCCGCGTTGCGCCGTGCCGTCGGCCCCGCTGACCTGGGCGCATCCGTCTTCGGGCCGCTCACTCCGGAGCACTTCGGAATGCCCACGCACACTCTGGAAACCCAGGAGGTCGGTCAGTGA
- the eda gene encoding bifunctional 4-hydroxy-2-oxoglutarate aldolase/2-dehydro-3-deoxy-phosphogluconate aldolase, translating to MTTGQDLLELSPVMPVVVIDDAADAVPTARALLAGGIGVIELTLRTPAALSAIERVAAEVPDIVIGAGTVTAPDQAKQAADAGAKFLVTPGCTDAVVDACFGTGLPFLPGASTVSEAMRLAERGLSALKFFPAEASGGVAYLKSIAGPLPSLKFCPTGGITVASAPSYLALPNVGCIGGSWLTPKSSIDAGDFAAIEKLAAEAAKL from the coding sequence GTGACCACCGGTCAGGACCTGCTCGAGCTGTCCCCCGTGATGCCCGTCGTGGTGATCGACGACGCCGCCGACGCCGTGCCCACGGCCCGGGCCCTGCTCGCCGGCGGGATCGGGGTCATCGAGCTGACCCTGCGCACCCCGGCGGCGCTGTCGGCGATCGAGCGCGTCGCGGCCGAAGTGCCGGACATCGTCATCGGTGCCGGCACGGTCACCGCGCCGGACCAGGCGAAGCAGGCCGCCGACGCGGGCGCGAAGTTCCTCGTGACACCGGGCTGCACCGACGCCGTCGTCGACGCGTGCTTCGGGACCGGGCTGCCGTTCCTGCCGGGCGCGAGCACCGTGTCCGAGGCGATGCGACTGGCCGAACGGGGGCTGTCGGCGTTGAAGTTCTTCCCGGCGGAAGCGTCCGGCGGTGTCGCGTACCTGAAGTCGATCGCGGGCCCGTTGCCGTCCCTGAAGTTCTGCCCGACCGGCGGGATCACGGTGGCCTCGGCGCCTTCGTACCTGGCGCTGCCGAACGTCGGCTGTATCGGCGGCTCGTGGCTCACGCCGAAGTCCTCGATCGACGCCGGCGATTTCGCCGCGATCGAGAAGCTGGCCGCGGAAGCCGCGAAGCTGTAG
- a CDS encoding regulatory protein RecX, with amino-acid sequence MPPSELPPEERFKKAKEICYDLLAVRARTQEELRQALHRKGFDEETSENLLGKLDRAGLVNDAEFAELWVKSRHETQGLSRTALLAELRRKGVDDEVAAQAAGEVDRESEEQMAKELVRKRLGSLGNVDEQTALRRLLGFLARKGYPQGLAYTVIKEELREYGAESTLLDDAYID; translated from the coding sequence ATCCCGCCGTCGGAGCTGCCCCCGGAGGAGCGCTTCAAGAAGGCCAAGGAGATCTGCTACGACCTCCTGGCCGTGCGGGCGCGTACTCAGGAGGAGCTCCGGCAGGCCTTGCACCGCAAGGGCTTCGACGAGGAGACCAGCGAAAACCTGCTCGGCAAGCTCGACCGGGCCGGGTTGGTGAACGACGCGGAGTTCGCCGAGCTGTGGGTGAAGTCCCGGCACGAGACCCAGGGGCTGTCCCGCACCGCGTTGCTGGCCGAACTGCGGCGCAAGGGCGTCGACGACGAAGTCGCGGCGCAGGCGGCGGGCGAGGTCGACCGCGAGTCCGAGGAGCAGATGGCCAAGGAACTGGTCCGCAAGCGCCTCGGCTCCCTGGGCAACGTCGACGAGCAGACGGCGCTGCGGCGGCTGCTCGGCTTCCTGGCCCGCAAGGGATACCCGCAGGGGCTGGCCTACACGGTGATCAAGGAGGAACTCCGCGAGTACGGTGCGGAGTCCACCCTCCTCGACGACGCCTACATCGACTGA
- a CDS encoding amidohydrolase family protein, whose protein sequence is MTVLAGAHVFDPDTGETTRADVRLDGPRIAEVGLGLDGLPVDCSGGVLIPGLIDCHVHVAFRRPESLPRSARILEAVPVLRRLLARGITTVRDAWGADAGFKHALREGWITGPDLLVSLRQLGPTGGLGDTWDPAAGAVDNYGDPSLPDPLFDGPDAARAAVRRMVRAGADWIKVGASGSMRAVRAGVDVRPTDDELAAVVDEAARCGRDVLAHAHTSAAVVSAARAGARSVEHGTFLDDDAVAALANAWYVPTLSPMSDTEFAGTHRRSLRLAVEAGVRIAAGSDLAPRPHVDLTTELRLLAAVLGDAAALTAATAEAARLLRLDDDRGRVEPGLRADLVLLDGTDLDVTDLPGRIRAVWHDGNRVGELTSP, encoded by the coding sequence ATGACGGTGCTCGCCGGGGCGCACGTCTTCGACCCCGATACCGGCGAGACGACCCGCGCGGACGTCCGGCTCGACGGCCCGCGGATCGCCGAAGTCGGGCTGGGCCTCGACGGCTTGCCCGTCGACTGCTCGGGTGGGGTGCTGATCCCCGGGCTCATCGACTGCCACGTGCACGTCGCGTTCCGGCGGCCCGAGTCCCTGCCGCGCAGCGCGCGCATCCTCGAAGCCGTGCCGGTGCTGCGCCGGTTGCTGGCACGCGGGATCACGACCGTGCGGGACGCCTGGGGCGCCGACGCCGGCTTCAAGCACGCGCTGCGCGAGGGCTGGATCACCGGGCCGGACCTGCTGGTCAGCCTGCGTCAGCTGGGTCCGACCGGCGGGCTCGGCGACACGTGGGACCCGGCCGCGGGTGCCGTCGACAACTACGGCGACCCGTCGCTGCCGGACCCGCTGTTCGACGGGCCGGATGCCGCTCGCGCGGCCGTCCGCCGGATGGTGCGCGCCGGCGCCGACTGGATCAAGGTCGGCGCGAGCGGGTCGATGCGGGCGGTCCGCGCGGGCGTGGACGTCCGCCCGACCGACGACGAGCTCGCCGCCGTGGTCGACGAGGCCGCCCGCTGCGGCCGTGACGTCCTGGCCCACGCGCACACGTCGGCCGCGGTGGTGTCGGCGGCCCGCGCCGGGGCACGCAGCGTCGAGCACGGCACGTTCCTCGACGACGACGCCGTCGCGGCCCTGGCGAACGCCTGGTACGTGCCGACGCTGTCGCCGATGAGCGACACCGAGTTCGCCGGCACGCACCGGCGTTCGCTGCGCCTCGCGGTGGAGGCGGGCGTCCGGATCGCCGCGGGGTCCGACCTCGCCCCGCGTCCCCATGTCGACTTGACGACCGAGCTGCGCTTGCTGGCCGCGGTCCTCGGCGACGCGGCGGCCCTGACGGCAGCCACGGCGGAGGCGGCCCGCCTGCTCCGGCTCGACGACGACCGCGGCCGCGTCGAGCCGGGCCTGCGCGCGGACCTCGTGCTGCTCGACGGCACGGACCTGGACGTGACGGACCTGCCGGGCAGGATCCGCGCCGTCTGGCACGACGGGAACCGCGTCGGCGAGCTCACTTCGCCATGA
- a CDS encoding PEP/pyruvate-binding domain-containing protein, which translates to MSLTSVVAPSPAPENVAALIGERLSLSALHQLGGTLGGYSFVKVVVDRENSVIHFLNDARHSFHAIYIGEEILGVPEERVRAEIDSYNQDFYHAPDRRFLLGILARHPQMLSLETVEVDTMPAELIREFHAFVAQYVDPALPLVFKPANRLQERIVREIPPSELPRVFAHELFSTAPFVALNPGTATGRLRAFRSEAEYRAATLDWSDIIVMDRVPDDIPRLSGIVNARHTTPLSHTNVLATGWQIPNAVQLGALADIERRGLDGKWVEYTVDDRSLSLREIPEPATATPPSWYAQRVTLEEPESAHSPIVNLTRLRASDRYRYGTKAANLGELHHVLAHGSQRLLGFYQVPRPPRENLLPYLARLLDVPAGSDVTDLTAAARRLLDERVRVPRGIALPFSLQRRFLESSPRIQQAIGKLKMALELDAREIEPLCVELQSLIRSARMPGALAGEIDSALVSQLAGVRTFVVRSSSNAEDLAGFSAAGIYESLNHVTTAERIFASVKEVWASLVSVRSVRLRRQAGISLDECYMGVVIQEQVTADFGGVLVTTNPMNRADFRTVYVNVSPRVTDVVEGAAMPMQYLYSTVEGGGRTVSLGDATSDLDEAAHAQLQRLAIAGRLLQGHFSPDYTFGSPVDIEWLADGDHLHLVQLRPYSV; encoded by the coding sequence GTGTCCCTGACCAGCGTGGTCGCCCCCAGTCCCGCCCCCGAGAACGTCGCCGCACTCATCGGCGAACGTCTTTCCCTGTCCGCCCTCCACCAGCTGGGCGGCACCCTCGGCGGCTATTCCTTCGTCAAGGTGGTGGTGGACCGCGAAAACTCGGTCATCCACTTCCTGAACGACGCGCGCCATTCCTTTCACGCGATCTATATCGGGGAAGAGATCCTCGGCGTCCCCGAAGAACGGGTGCGCGCCGAGATCGACTCCTACAACCAGGACTTCTACCACGCGCCGGACCGCCGGTTCCTGCTCGGCATCCTCGCCCGGCACCCGCAGATGCTTTCGCTGGAGACGGTCGAGGTCGACACCATGCCGGCCGAGCTGATCCGGGAGTTCCACGCCTTCGTCGCGCAGTACGTCGACCCGGCGCTGCCGCTGGTGTTCAAGCCGGCCAACCGGCTGCAGGAGCGGATCGTCCGGGAGATCCCGCCGAGCGAGCTGCCGCGCGTGTTCGCGCACGAGCTGTTCTCGACGGCACCCTTCGTCGCGCTGAACCCCGGCACGGCCACGGGCCGGCTGCGCGCGTTCCGCAGCGAGGCCGAGTACCGGGCCGCGACGCTGGACTGGTCGGACATCATCGTGATGGACCGCGTGCCCGACGACATCCCGCGGCTGTCGGGCATCGTCAACGCCCGGCACACGACGCCGTTGTCGCACACCAACGTCCTCGCCACCGGCTGGCAGATCCCGAACGCCGTCCAGCTCGGCGCCCTCGCCGACATCGAGCGTCGCGGGCTCGACGGCAAGTGGGTCGAGTACACGGTGGACGACCGGTCGCTGTCGCTGCGGGAGATTCCCGAGCCGGCCACCGCGACGCCGCCGAGCTGGTACGCCCAGCGCGTCACGCTGGAGGAGCCGGAGTCCGCGCACAGCCCGATCGTGAACCTCACGCGGCTGCGCGCGTCCGACCGCTACCGCTACGGCACCAAGGCGGCCAACCTCGGCGAGCTGCACCACGTGCTCGCGCACGGTTCGCAGCGCCTGCTCGGCTTCTACCAGGTGCCGCGGCCGCCGCGGGAGAACCTGCTGCCGTACCTGGCCCGGCTGCTGGACGTCCCCGCCGGATCCGACGTCACGGACCTGACCGCCGCGGCCCGCCGGCTGCTCGACGAGCGCGTCCGCGTGCCCCGCGGCATCGCGCTGCCGTTCTCGCTGCAGCGGCGGTTCCTGGAGTCGTCGCCGCGGATCCAGCAGGCCATCGGCAAGCTGAAGATGGCCCTGGAACTGGACGCGCGGGAGATCGAGCCGCTGTGCGTCGAGCTGCAGAGCCTGATCCGGTCGGCCCGGATGCCGGGCGCGCTGGCCGGGGAGATCGACTCTGCGCTGGTGTCGCAGCTGGCCGGCGTGCGGACGTTCGTCGTGCGCAGCTCGTCGAACGCCGAAGACCTGGCCGGGTTCTCGGCGGCCGGGATCTACGAGTCGCTCAACCACGTCACGACGGCCGAGCGGATCTTCGCCAGTGTCAAGGAAGTCTGGGCTTCGCTGGTGTCGGTGCGCAGCGTCCGGCTGCGGCGGCAGGCCGGGATCTCCCTCGACGAGTGCTACATGGGCGTCGTGATCCAGGAACAGGTCACGGCCGACTTCGGCGGCGTGCTGGTGACGACGAACCCGATGAACCGCGCGGACTTCCGCACGGTGTACGTCAACGTGTCACCTCGCGTGACCGACGTCGTCGAGGGTGCGGCCATGCCCATGCAGTACCTGTACTCGACGGTCGAGGGCGGTGGCCGCACGGTGTCGCTCGGCGATGCGACGTCGGACCTCGACGAGGCCGCCCACGCACAGCTGCAGCGGCTCGCGATCGCCGGGCGCCTGCTGCAGGGGCACTTCTCGCCCGACTACACGTTCGGCTCGCCGGTGGACATCGAGTGGCTCGCCGACGGCGACCACCTCCACCTCGTGCAGCTGCGTCCTTATTCTGTTTGA
- a CDS encoding fumarate reductase/succinate dehydrogenase flavoprotein subunit, whose translation MTEVERHSYDVVVIGAGGAGLRAVIEARERGFRVAVVCKSLFGKAHTVMAEGGCAASMGNANSNDNWQVHFRDTMRGGKFLNNWRMAELHAKEAPDRVWELETYGALFDRTADGRISQRNFGGHTYPRLAHVGDRTGLELIRTMQQKIVSLQQEDFAETGDYEAKIKVFAECTVTELLTTDGKIAGAFGYWRESGRFILFEAPAVVLATGGIGKSFKVTSNSWEYTGDGHALAMRAGANLINMEFVQFHPTGMVWPPSVKGILVTEGVRGDGGVLKNSDGKRFMFEYVPDVFKGQYAESEEEADRWYSDADNNRRTPDLLPRDEVARAINSEVKEGRGSPHGGVFLDIASRLPAEEIKKRLPSMYHQFKELADVDITAEPMEVGPTCHYVMGGIEVDPDTAAASVPGLFAAGECSGGMHGSNRLGGNSLSDLLVFGRRAGLGAAEYVLALTDRPAVAQSDVDAAAKMALAPFDPPEGAAAENPYTLHTELQQSMNDLVGIIRKAGEIEQALTKLAELRQRILRVTVEGHRQFNPGWHLAIDLRNMLMVSECVAKAALTRTESRGGHTRDDFPGMDPEWRHKLLVCSASAGDNPVVPDIDVVVKEQVPLRQDLLELFEFGELGKYYTDGELEAHPGSKA comes from the coding sequence ATGACCGAGGTCGAACGCCACAGTTACGACGTGGTGGTGATCGGTGCCGGCGGTGCTGGTCTGCGCGCCGTGATCGAAGCCCGTGAGCGCGGTTTCCGCGTAGCCGTCGTGTGCAAGTCGCTGTTCGGCAAGGCGCACACGGTGATGGCCGAGGGCGGGTGCGCGGCGTCGATGGGCAACGCGAACTCGAACGACAACTGGCAGGTCCACTTCCGCGACACCATGCGCGGCGGGAAGTTCCTCAACAACTGGCGGATGGCCGAGCTGCACGCCAAGGAGGCCCCCGACCGCGTCTGGGAGCTGGAGACCTACGGCGCGCTGTTCGACCGCACCGCCGACGGCCGGATCAGCCAGCGCAACTTCGGCGGCCACACCTACCCGCGGCTGGCGCACGTCGGTGACCGCACCGGCCTCGAGCTCATCCGCACGATGCAGCAGAAGATCGTTTCGCTGCAGCAGGAGGACTTCGCCGAGACCGGGGACTACGAGGCGAAGATCAAGGTCTTCGCCGAGTGCACGGTCACCGAGCTGCTCACCACCGACGGGAAGATCGCCGGTGCCTTCGGCTACTGGCGCGAGAGCGGCCGGTTCATCCTGTTCGAGGCGCCCGCGGTCGTGCTCGCCACCGGCGGCATCGGCAAGTCGTTCAAGGTGACGTCGAACTCGTGGGAGTACACCGGCGACGGCCACGCGCTGGCCATGCGGGCGGGCGCGAACCTGATCAACATGGAGTTCGTCCAGTTCCACCCGACCGGGATGGTCTGGCCGCCGAGCGTCAAGGGCATCCTCGTCACCGAGGGCGTGCGCGGGGACGGCGGCGTGCTCAAGAACTCCGACGGCAAGCGGTTCATGTTCGAGTACGTGCCCGACGTCTTCAAGGGCCAGTACGCCGAAAGCGAAGAGGAAGCCGACCGCTGGTACTCCGACGCGGACAACAACCGGCGCACGCCGGACCTGCTGCCCCGCGACGAGGTGGCCCGCGCGATCAACTCCGAGGTCAAGGAGGGGCGCGGCTCCCCGCACGGCGGCGTCTTCCTCGACATCGCCAGCCGGCTGCCGGCCGAGGAGATCAAGAAGCGGCTGCCGTCGATGTACCACCAGTTCAAGGAGCTGGCGGACGTCGACATCACGGCGGAGCCGATGGAGGTCGGCCCGACCTGCCACTACGTCATGGGCGGCATCGAGGTCGACCCGGACACGGCCGCGGCGAGCGTGCCCGGCCTGTTCGCCGCCGGCGAGTGCTCGGGTGGCATGCACGGGTCCAACCGGCTCGGCGGCAACTCGCTGTCGGACCTGCTGGTGTTCGGGCGCCGCGCGGGCCTCGGCGCGGCCGAGTACGTGCTGGCCCTGACCGACCGGCCCGCGGTCGCGCAGTCCGATGTGGACGCCGCGGCGAAGATGGCGCTCGCGCCGTTCGACCCGCCCGAGGGTGCCGCGGCCGAGAACCCGTACACCCTGCACACCGAGCTGCAGCAGTCGATGAACGACCTGGTCGGCATCATCCGCAAGGCCGGGGAGATCGAGCAGGCGCTGACGAAGCTCGCCGAGCTGCGGCAGCGGATCCTGCGCGTCACGGTGGAAGGGCACCGGCAGTTCAACCCCGGCTGGCACCTCGCGATCGACCTGCGCAACATGCTGATGGTCAGCGAGTGCGTCGCGAAGGCCGCGCTGACGCGGACCGAGAGCCGCGGCGGGCACACGCGGGACGACTTCCCGGGCATGGACCCCGAGTGGCGGCACAAGCTGCTGGTGTGCTCGGCGTCGGCGGGGGACAATCCTGTCGTCCCCGACATCGACGTGGTGGTGAAGGAGCAGGTGCCGCTGCGGCAGGACCTGCTGGAGCTGTTCGAGTTCGGCGAGCTCGGGAAGTACTACACCGACGGCGAGCTCGAAGCGCACCCCGGGAGCAAGGCATGA